The following coding sequences are from one Mytilus trossulus isolate FHL-02 chromosome 8, PNRI_Mtr1.1.1.hap1, whole genome shotgun sequence window:
- the LOC134681237 gene encoding uncharacterized protein LOC134681237 — protein sequence MNGVNTARLPLIGEGFHIGGVRTDREPPSRSWARIRTCLIDNPKDEEFSRRQEFWSYQNRNRGVVKSLLKKLPNVPFRIKKKKMRQKDIETERDRIRQTISKLPNISNTEKMMEQDSPGRSTRPRPLGTSKYSDFNFRSSEMNRANLKEITRKTDKNNNSKDSDFVPNSSRLPLIDDRPTKTSPVKGNSKLDEHSKKVSFSMNDLSTEIDNRCSTAASRSSTVSETAIENYGHTSHGIADMPRTVMDVVPGNDDSENLNNSKKKSNNSIPTVSNNHKHWFQRVVGDKELIASNDYENFARTARPLTDRLSDDQPTNSKIPPEKQYSRSGWNVHSQPFFSNYSGTDRHDNRTSRLSSTKVGARSVESRLNDQNYVKNNETEKLKRFERTYQAQSLTQSRIAERLTQGKSPDRYDKSPERNSRLSDRTSPAQTQTPNRLADRLALSRSPERMSQGQGLNRSTPQRQNKLVSMEHQFNDIGQSSPFSPSPRYMGEYKLTKSPPPVSPGRYFPIFPSNGSPMRKIGGVGKNKFQRTNSKQEPIVLPLQESEGYMIS from the coding sequence ATGAACGGTGTCAATACGGCGAGATTACCGCTGATTGGAGAGGGGTTTCACATCGGTGGAGTAAGAACTGATCGTGAACCACCCTCTCGAAGCTGGGCAAGGATTAGGACGTGTTTGATTGATAATCCGAAAGATGAGGAATTCAGCAGACGACAGGAATTCTGGAGCTATCAAAATAGAAACCGAGGTGTTGTGaaatcattattgaaaaagttaCCAAACGTTCCATTcaggattaaaaaaaagaaaatgcgaCAAAAGGATATTGAAACGGAAAGGGATAGAATTCGTCAAACTATTTCAAAACTtccaaatatatcaaatacggaaaaaatgatGGAACAGGATTCTCCCGGGAGAAGTACAAGACCTCGCCCGCTTGGAACGTCTAAATATTCAGACTTTAATTTTAGATCGAGTGAAATGAATAGAGCAAATTTGAAGGAAATAACGAGGAAGACagacaaaaacaataattcaaAGGATAGTGATTTTGTTCCAAATAGTAGTCGTCTTCCGCTGATAGACGATCGACCAACAAAGACTAGTCCGGTCAAAGGAAATTCAAAACTAGACGAGCATTCTAAAAAGGTGTCATTTTCTATGAACGATTTAAGTACAGAGATCGACAACAGATGTTCGACGGCGGCGTCTCGTTCGAGTACGGTATCGGAAACGGCTATAGAAAATTATGGACATACTAGTCATGGTATAGCCGACATGCCGCGAACAGTGATGGATGTCGTTCCGGGAAACGACGACTccgaaaatttaaataactccAAAAAGAAATCGAACAACTCGATCCCCACCGTGTCCAATAATCATAAACACTGGTTTCAGAGAGTCGTTGGTGATAAAGAATTGATTGCCTCGAATGATTATGAAAATTTTGCTCGAACCGCTCGCCCGTTAACTGATCGACTTTCGGACGACCAACCTACGAATAGTAAAATTCCACCGGAAAAACAGTATTCGAGATCAGGATGGAATGTGCATTCGCAGCCGTTTTTCTCTAATTATAGTGGGACGGACAGGCATGACAATAGAACATCAAGATTGAGTTCTACAAAAGTTGGAGCGAGGTCAGTTGAATCTAGGTTAAATGATCAGAATTATGtcaaaaataatgaaactgaaaaacttaaaagatttgaaagaaCATATCAAGCTCAATCGCTAACTCAATCAAGAATTGCCGAAAGGTTAACTCAGGGTAAATCACCGGACAGATACGATAAATCTCCGGAAAGGAACAGTAGATTATCGGACAGAACGTCGCCTGCCCAAACACAAACTCCTAACCGACTTGCCGATAGACTTGCTTTAAGTCGTTCACCCGAAAGAATGAGTCAGGGTCAAGGTCTCAATAGAAGCACACCACAAAGACAAAATAAGCTCGTTAGTATGGAACACCAGTTTAATGACATTGGCCAGTCTTCACCATTTTCACCTTCTCCACGATATATGGGAGAGTATAAACTGACTAAATCGCCACCTCCCGTCTCCCCGGGACGATATTTCCCTATCTTTCCATCTAATGGATCACCGATGAGAAAAATTGGAGGTGTAGGcaagaataaatttcaaaggACAAATTCAAAACAAGAGCCAATAGTGTTACCGTTACAAGAATCAGAAGGCTATATGATTTCATAG